From the Oscillospiraceae bacterium genome, the window CTGTGCCTGTACGGCGGATTCTAAATGACTTTTCGCAGGAAGGCGGGCCGACGGTCTTCCGGGACGAGCAGCGCGTGACGCTGGCGGGTCTGCTCACCGCGGTGCGCACCAAGACCACCCGCAACAATTCCTTGATGGCCTACGTCACTTTGGAGGACACGACGGCCTCCACCATCGAGCTGCTGGTGTTCGCGTCGGTGCTGGCCCGATGCGGACCCTACCTCAAGACCGACCACGCCGCGGTGGTGACAGGGCGGATCAGCGTCCGCGAGGACCGTGAGCCGCAGATCCTCGTGGACGAACTGCGCCCGCTGGCCGACTTCGAATCCCTTGACGGGGCGCCGATGACAAAACCGCCCCCGCCGCCGCAGACGCTGTTTGTCCGGCTGCCCGGCGACCACCCAAAGGCCGCCCGGCTGCCGGCACTGTTCACGATGTTCCCCGGCACGGTGAAGACGGTCCTCTACCACAGCGACACCGGCCGAAAACTCGGCGCCGTCTGCAACCCGGACCCCCGGCTGCTGCGCGAACTGTCCGACTGGTTCGGCGGCGAAAATGTGGTGCTGAAATAGCGCCCGGCGGCGCCACGCTATTGTGCTTTGAAATGTATCGTCAATTTTCCGCCCTCCCACGTGATATATTTATTTCTTGCCGACAGCGTCCGGGATTCTCCGTCCGTCACAATGTCGCCTGTCCGGAAAACTGAAAGCATAAAGCCGATCAGCACCAAATTGATGACCGTCGCCGTATTGCTGTAAGAAATGAGCGGCAATGAAATCGGAGAAACGAACTGAATCCCGAGGTTGAAGAGGGCGTAACTGATCACCTGCACGCTGAACGTCAGCATGATGGAGAGCGACACAAAAAATCCCAGGCTGCTTTTTTGCTTGAAACAGTGCGCAAATCCTTTGAGGACGAAAAAGAGTATGACGCCGACGACAATCGCGAATGCGATCCACCCCACAAGCGATATGAGCGCAGTCAGAAGTGAGTCTGTGTAAAAAGCCGCACTTGGCTCCATCAAGCCTGCCATATATGCTTCCGATATGCGCCCCTGCCCAAACCATTTTGCTCCGCGCAACAACTCCTGTGTCATCATAGCCCAATACCCCATACCGTATGGATCGGCTGAGGGGTGCAAGGCCGCCGCGAACCGCTTCCAATGATAATCGTTCATGTTGGCCGTCAATACGATCGCGAGCAAGACAACAGACGCCAGCACAAGCAGGAATCCATGGAATCTTTTTATACTAAACCAGTTCTTCCAAACGGCCGCACCGAACACCACCATACCGACAATCGCGAAGTGCAGAAACCCAGTGATGGCGCGTGCCGTGATCAAAACAAGGCCCGGAAGCACAAATGCCAGTCCGCACAGGGCGATACCGATGTATCCTTTGTTTCTCGCAGCAAAAATCGCCAGCGCGCATGCGAGCGGGAACAGCAGCGCGGCATATTGGGCGTAATACAGGCCGCGATTGAGCTCGGGTGAAAGAAAAAGAAGAACCAGCGAAAACGCGGTTATGGAAAAATAGATTGTCTTTGGATATTTGCCAAGCAGCGAGAAATCGGCCAAATACGCGATGAACATGCCCGCCATGCCGACACCGGTGAAAAAGAGCCGGACAGAGATGAGACCGACCCTGTCTTCATCGTTAAACACAAACAATCTGACGAGCAACCCGAATGTCAACAGCACCGCCGTCGCCGCAAACATCCCCCACTGTGGCTTTGGCCGGTGCGTCCTGTCGAGCTGCGCTCCGATCATCGCCGCATCGCCGGTATTCGCAATGGCCTTGTCTGTGGCCGCCTCTTCATCCAGTCCCAGCGTCATAAAAGCGTCTCGCTGGTCGACAATGTGATTTTCCATTTCTTGGTGAATTCGAGGGTGCGCTTTTTTCCACCGGATCTGCTCACACACCAGGTGCACATACGATTTGATTTTTTCATGCGGTTGCACAACGCACACCTCCCTCCATGATTCGATTCACCGCCGTTGCATACGTCGTCCATTCCGATTGCTTTTCCGAAAGCAGGCCCTTCCCCTTGCCGGTGAGCCGATAATATCTTCTCACCCGCGCGCTGTCGGCATTTTTTTCGTAGGAGCTGACCATGTCATCCCTTTCAAGACCGTGCAAAATGGGATACAGCGTGCCCGTTTTGAGACAGAATAAATCCTCCGACCGCTGCGCAAGCTCCTCAATGATCTGATATCCGTACAGATCCTTGGATTCGAGCAGTTTGAGGATCAGCATCGTCGTATGCCCCGACAGAGAATTTTTTTCGTGCGCCATCCTATAACCCCCTATAAGTAGATCATCTACATATCAGTATACGTAGATGATCTACTTATGTCAAGAGGGGTATGGAACTTTTTTACCCCCGCGGCGTCAGCCTGTCTTTTTGCGGCGCGCGCGGCGCCGTACGAAAGAGATGATCAACAGAAAAATTACAATAACAGGAAGTCCAATCGCAAGCGCCGTAACCAGCGGACTGTCGGAAACGCCGGCGGGCGC encodes:
- a CDS encoding FtsW/RodA/SpoVE family cell cycle protein — protein: MQPHEKIKSYVHLVCEQIRWKKAHPRIHQEMENHIVDQRDAFMTLGLDEEAATDKAIANTGDAAMIGAQLDRTHRPKPQWGMFAATAVLLTFGLLVRLFVFNDEDRVGLISVRLFFTGVGMAGMFIAYLADFSLLGKYPKTIYFSITAFSLVLLFLSPELNRGLYYAQYAALLFPLACALAIFAARNKGYIGIALCGLAFVLPGLVLITARAITGFLHFAIVGMVVFGAAVWKNWFSIKRFHGFLLVLASVVLLAIVLTANMNDYHWKRFAAALHPSADPYGMGYWAMMTQELLRGAKWFGQGRISEAYMAGLMEPSAAFYTDSLLTALISLVGWIAFAIVVGVILFFVLKGFAHCFKQKSSLGFFVSLSIMLTFSVQVISYALFNLGIQFVSPISLPLISYSNTATVINLVLIGFMLSVFRTGDIVTDGESRTLSARNKYITWEGGKLTIHFKAQ
- a CDS encoding helix-turn-helix transcriptional regulator, with the translated sequence MAHEKNSLSGHTTMLILKLLESKDLYGYQIIEELAQRSEDLFCLKTGTLYPILHGLERDDMVSSYEKNADSARVRRYYRLTGKGKGLLSEKQSEWTTYATAVNRIMEGGVRCATA